From Anomalospiza imberbis isolate Cuckoo-Finch-1a 21T00152 chromosome 6, ASM3175350v1, whole genome shotgun sequence, one genomic window encodes:
- the TMEM109 gene encoding voltage-gated monoatomic cation channel TMEM109 isoform X1 produces the protein MGSAVGHRTLLALLLWIPFLMGSAGDGAKDGQEGFRGHVSTSDDLLLRLGRSTWDTLENWVGRQPLQMVAESVSTTLWIVSSGISAALTTLCGILGDLLAAFSINGHRLVRAAALAPGEVQRVLLWAVAALAGSWLLARLRGLLLPLLRGLKLFFFLGAFLHVAASQESPTVQAGMLLGLWVLYAFLGSLVASPDPSARLDAAVKSLEWKVEELRRRQKFGGPRNRED, from the exons ATGGGGAGTGCCGTGGGGCACCGgaccctgctggccctgctgctgtggaTCCCATTCCTCATGGGATCAGCGGGGGATGGAGCCAAGGATGGCCAGGAGGGATTCCGGGGACACGTCTCCACCTCTGATGACCTGCTGCTCCGGCTGGGAAGATCCACTTGGGACACCCTGGAGAACTGGGTGGGACGCCAGCCCCTGCAGATGGTGGCGGAG AGCGTCTCCACCACCCTCTGGATCGTTTCCTCTGGGATCTCAGCAGCCCTGACCACACTCTGTGGGATCCTGGGGGATCTCCTGGCCGCTTTCAGCATCAACG GCCACCGGCTGGTCCGAGCGGCAGCGCTGGCTCCCGGAGAAGTCCAGAGGGTGCTCCTGTGGGCAGTGGCCGCCCTTGCAGGATCCTGGTTGCTAGCCCGGCTTCgagggctgctgctcccactgctccGTGGCttgaagcttttctttttcctcgGAGCCTTCCTGCATGTGGCCGCTTCCCAGGAGAGCCCCACGGTGCAGGCGGGAATGCTGCTGGGCCTGTGGGTGCTCTACgccttcctgggcagcctggtgGCATCCCCGGATCCCAGCGCCCGGCTGGATGCGGCCGTCAAGAGCCTGGAGTGGAAGGTGGAGGAGCTGCGGCGGCGCCAGAAGTTCGGGGGGCCCCGGAACCGGGAGGATTGA
- the TMEM109 gene encoding voltage-gated monoatomic cation channel TMEM109 isoform X2 → MVTAFPACTAAAPGTTAPGVPRGGAEIPGSRMGSAVGHRTLLALLLWIPFLMGSAGDGAKDGQEGFRGHVSTSDDLLLRLGRSTWDTLENWVGRQPLQMVAESVSTTLWIVSSGISAALTTLCGILGDLLAAFSINGHRLVRAAALAPGEVQRVLLWAVAALAGSWLLARLRGLLLPLLRGLKLFFFLGAFLHVAASQESPTVQAGMLLGLWVLYAFLGSLVASPDPSARLDAAVKSLEWKVEELRRRQKFGGPRNRED, encoded by the exons ATGGTGACCGCGTTCCCGGCATGCACCGCGGCGGCCCCGGGAACTACAGCTCCCGGCGTGCCCCGCGGCGGAGCCG AGATCCCGGGTTCCAGGATGGGGAGTGCCGTGGGGCACCGgaccctgctggccctgctgctgtggaTCCCATTCCTCATGGGATCAGCGGGGGATGGAGCCAAGGATGGCCAGGAGGGATTCCGGGGACACGTCTCCACCTCTGATGACCTGCTGCTCCGGCTGGGAAGATCCACTTGGGACACCCTGGAGAACTGGGTGGGACGCCAGCCCCTGCAGATGGTGGCGGAG AGCGTCTCCACCACCCTCTGGATCGTTTCCTCTGGGATCTCAGCAGCCCTGACCACACTCTGTGGGATCCTGGGGGATCTCCTGGCCGCTTTCAGCATCAACG GCCACCGGCTGGTCCGAGCGGCAGCGCTGGCTCCCGGAGAAGTCCAGAGGGTGCTCCTGTGGGCAGTGGCCGCCCTTGCAGGATCCTGGTTGCTAGCCCGGCTTCgagggctgctgctcccactgctccGTGGCttgaagcttttctttttcctcgGAGCCTTCCTGCATGTGGCCGCTTCCCAGGAGAGCCCCACGGTGCAGGCGGGAATGCTGCTGGGCCTGTGGGTGCTCTACgccttcctgggcagcctggtgGCATCCCCGGATCCCAGCGCCCGGCTGGATGCGGCCGTCAAGAGCCTGGAGTGGAAGGTGGAGGAGCTGCGGCGGCGCCAGAAGTTCGGGGGGCCCCGGAACCGGGAGGATTGA